A genomic region of Amphiura filiformis chromosome 6, Afil_fr2py, whole genome shotgun sequence contains the following coding sequences:
- the LOC140155984 gene encoding uncharacterized protein isoform X2 gives MEAEENREIMERSKDSANGSLNGNGSYKQDEEVEEILSPRFSRPKVPEVTLNSDHHAQNNVDQYGNSRSYKNGYRGNGYHNEEENGHSKEEFYSDDEVVNGEEEEEEENGYHGNGVYEDDYEEDYESDREQEHKGPLTLEPNPFERGSTRLSLRRTSPSQIVKDHHQEEDNELTPEGKEQLLKLRKTPRANSVNQQEEVDKEVYEAELKAAELREKRAREEEERWREEEEHRKAERDQYERDLVALQEKAERRKRQKEEEEQKRQQEEEERKAREAEEAQKRKEEIERRRQEAGERLRSMMNGNSKNPMHPKYNITAAIAKAREDRKKSDDEMKNERERVVQERVPALDIGLNISMERLKEIAQDLHKKLLEVYAARFDMEQRKKRQDYDLHEMSERIKDLTKPSSNKTQLTSVVIDSGIVSKIKEQGFLTESKPKKKSFYQERNESIANSGGVAGRLSLFQSKINNGDKPEIRKSGSPRSWKNPEVDKCCMCNKNVYSMEKLEVNKKVYHQHCFKCAFCNKILSLSHYSLYAGNVYCKPHQRKVEWEDLQAGVKTPVKKGVNNNVVQSEEAVEA, from the exons ATGGAGGCTGAGGAGAATAGAGAAATAATGGAAag GTCAAAGGACTCTGCGAATGGCTCCTTGAATGGCAATGGCTCCTACAAGCAAGATGAAGAAGTGGAAGAAATCCTGTCTCCTCGATTCTCGCGTCCTAAAGTACCTGAAGTCACTCTG AATTCTGATCATCATGCTCAAAATAATGTTGATCAATATGGGAATAGTAGGAGTTACAAAAATGGTTACCGTGGAAACGGTTACCACAACGAAGAAGAAAATGGCCACTCTAAGGAAGAGTTCTATTCTGATGATGAAGTTGTAAATGgggaagaggaagaggaggaggagaatgGTTACCATGGAAATGGTGTGTATGAAGATGATTATGAAGAAGATTACGAATCTGACCGGGAGCAGGAACATAAAGGGCCTCTAACTTTGGAACCAAATCCATTTGAAAGAGGTTCCACCCGACTTTCCCTGAGGAGAACCAGTCCATCTCAGATAGTGAAAGATCATCATCAGGAGGAGGATAATGAACTGACTCCAGAGGGGAAAGAGCAACTGCTTAAACTG CGAAAAACGCCAAG AGCTAACTCAGTTAACCAACAAGAAGAAGTTGACAAGGAGGTCTATGAAGCAGAGCTCAAAGCTGCA gAGCTGAGAGAGAAGCGTGCACGTGAAGAAGAGGAGCGTTGGCGTGAGGAAGAAGAACACCGCAAGGCAGAGCGTGATCAGTATGAACGTGACTTGGTTGCGCTACAGGAGAAAGCA GAACGGCGAAAACGTCAGAAGGAAGAAGAGGAACAAAAACGCCAACAGGAAGAGGAAGAGAGAAAGGCTCGTGAAGCT GAAGAAGCTCAGAAACGCAAGGAAGAGATAGAACGCCGTCGTCAAGAGGCTGGTGAACGCCTGCGCAGCATGATGAATGGAAACTCCAAAAATCCAATGCATCCTAAGTACAACATAACT GCTGCCATTGCTAAGGCCCGAGAAGACCGTAAGAAGagtgatgatgaaatgaaaaacGAACGTGAACGTGTGGTCCAAGAACGTGTTCCTGCATTGGACATTGGTCTTAACATCAGCATGGAACGTCTGAAAGAAATTGCTCAAGATCTGCATAAGAAACTACTTGAAGTGTATGCTGCTAGGTTTGATATGGAGCAGCGCAAAAAGCGACAGGATTATGAT TTGCACGAAATGAGTGAGCGTATCAAAGACCTCACAAAACCATC TTCCAACAAGACACAATTGACATCAGTCGTCATTGATTCTGG GATTGTGAGCAAGATCAAGGAGCAAGGATTTCTTACAGAGAGCAAG cCAAAGAAGAAGAGTTTCTACCAGGAGCGCAATGAGAGTATTGCAAATAGTGGTGGGGTAGCTGGTCGACTCAGTCTCTTTCAGAGCAAGATTAATAATGGGGACAAACCAGAAATTCGAAAG AGTGGTTCTCCTCGCTCCTGGAAGAATCCAGAAGTTGACAAGTGCTGCATGTGTAACAAGAATGTGTACAGCATGGAAAAGTTGGAAGTGAATAAAAAGGTCTACCATCAGCACTGCTTCAAGTGTGCATTCTGCAACAAGATTCTCAG TTTGTCTCACTACTCCCTGTATGCTGGGAATGTGTATTGCAAGCCTCACCAGCGTAAAGTGGAATGGGAGGATCTCCAGGCTGGAGTCAAAACTCCTGTCAAGAAAG GAGTGAATAATAATGTAGTGCAGTCAGAGGAGGCAGTGGAAGCCTAA
- the LOC140155984 gene encoding uncharacterized protein isoform X1, which translates to MEAEENREIMERSKDSANGSLNGNGSYKQDEEVEEILSPRFSRPKVPEVTLNSDHHAQNNVDQYGNSRSYKNGYRGNGYHNEEENGHSKEEFYSDDEVVNGEEEEEEENGYHGNGVYEDDYEEDYESDREQEHKGPLTLEPNPFERGSTRLSLRRTSPSQIVKDHHQEEDNELTPEGKEQLLKLDNGITNGTSETNGHHNELHKSPTLKTTSGQKEAVTLRKTPRANSVNQQEEVDKEVYEAELKAAELREKRAREEEERWREEEEHRKAERDQYERDLVALQEKAERRKRQKEEEEQKRQQEEEERKAREAEEAQKRKEEIERRRQEAGERLRSMMNGNSKNPMHPKYNITAAIAKAREDRKKSDDEMKNERERVVQERVPALDIGLNISMERLKEIAQDLHKKLLEVYAARFDMEQRKKRQDYDLHEMSERIKDLTKPSSNKTQLTSVVIDSGIVSKIKEQGFLTESKPKKKSFYQERNESIANSGGVAGRLSLFQSKINNGDKPEIRKSGSPRSWKNPEVDKCCMCNKNVYSMEKLEVNKKVYHQHCFKCAFCNKILSLSHYSLYAGNVYCKPHQRKVEWEDLQAGVKTPVKKGVNNNVVQSEEAVEA; encoded by the exons ATGGAGGCTGAGGAGAATAGAGAAATAATGGAAag GTCAAAGGACTCTGCGAATGGCTCCTTGAATGGCAATGGCTCCTACAAGCAAGATGAAGAAGTGGAAGAAATCCTGTCTCCTCGATTCTCGCGTCCTAAAGTACCTGAAGTCACTCTG AATTCTGATCATCATGCTCAAAATAATGTTGATCAATATGGGAATAGTAGGAGTTACAAAAATGGTTACCGTGGAAACGGTTACCACAACGAAGAAGAAAATGGCCACTCTAAGGAAGAGTTCTATTCTGATGATGAAGTTGTAAATGgggaagaggaagaggaggaggagaatgGTTACCATGGAAATGGTGTGTATGAAGATGATTATGAAGAAGATTACGAATCTGACCGGGAGCAGGAACATAAAGGGCCTCTAACTTTGGAACCAAATCCATTTGAAAGAGGTTCCACCCGACTTTCCCTGAGGAGAACCAGTCCATCTCAGATAGTGAAAGATCATCATCAGGAGGAGGATAATGAACTGACTCCAGAGGGGAAAGAGCAACTGCTTAAACTG GATAATGGCATCACAAATGGGACAAGTGAGACCAATGGTCATCATAATGAGCTTCACAAATCACCAACTCTGAAAACCACTAGTGGACAGAAGGAAGCAGTCACACTT CGAAAAACGCCAAG AGCTAACTCAGTTAACCAACAAGAAGAAGTTGACAAGGAGGTCTATGAAGCAGAGCTCAAAGCTGCA gAGCTGAGAGAGAAGCGTGCACGTGAAGAAGAGGAGCGTTGGCGTGAGGAAGAAGAACACCGCAAGGCAGAGCGTGATCAGTATGAACGTGACTTGGTTGCGCTACAGGAGAAAGCA GAACGGCGAAAACGTCAGAAGGAAGAAGAGGAACAAAAACGCCAACAGGAAGAGGAAGAGAGAAAGGCTCGTGAAGCT GAAGAAGCTCAGAAACGCAAGGAAGAGATAGAACGCCGTCGTCAAGAGGCTGGTGAACGCCTGCGCAGCATGATGAATGGAAACTCCAAAAATCCAATGCATCCTAAGTACAACATAACT GCTGCCATTGCTAAGGCCCGAGAAGACCGTAAGAAGagtgatgatgaaatgaaaaacGAACGTGAACGTGTGGTCCAAGAACGTGTTCCTGCATTGGACATTGGTCTTAACATCAGCATGGAACGTCTGAAAGAAATTGCTCAAGATCTGCATAAGAAACTACTTGAAGTGTATGCTGCTAGGTTTGATATGGAGCAGCGCAAAAAGCGACAGGATTATGAT TTGCACGAAATGAGTGAGCGTATCAAAGACCTCACAAAACCATC TTCCAACAAGACACAATTGACATCAGTCGTCATTGATTCTGG GATTGTGAGCAAGATCAAGGAGCAAGGATTTCTTACAGAGAGCAAG cCAAAGAAGAAGAGTTTCTACCAGGAGCGCAATGAGAGTATTGCAAATAGTGGTGGGGTAGCTGGTCGACTCAGTCTCTTTCAGAGCAAGATTAATAATGGGGACAAACCAGAAATTCGAAAG AGTGGTTCTCCTCGCTCCTGGAAGAATCCAGAAGTTGACAAGTGCTGCATGTGTAACAAGAATGTGTACAGCATGGAAAAGTTGGAAGTGAATAAAAAGGTCTACCATCAGCACTGCTTCAAGTGTGCATTCTGCAACAAGATTCTCAG TTTGTCTCACTACTCCCTGTATGCTGGGAATGTGTATTGCAAGCCTCACCAGCGTAAAGTGGAATGGGAGGATCTCCAGGCTGGAGTCAAAACTCCTGTCAAGAAAG GAGTGAATAATAATGTAGTGCAGTCAGAGGAGGCAGTGGAAGCCTAA
- the LOC140155984 gene encoding uncharacterized protein isoform X3 yields MEAEENREIMERSKDSANGSLNGNGSYKQDEEVEEILSPRFSRPKVPEVTLDNGITNGTSETNGHHNELHKSPTLKTTSGQKEAVTLRKTPRANSVNQQEEVDKEVYEAELKAAELREKRAREEEERWREEEEHRKAERDQYERDLVALQEKAERRKRQKEEEEQKRQQEEEERKAREAEEAQKRKEEIERRRQEAGERLRSMMNGNSKNPMHPKYNITAAIAKAREDRKKSDDEMKNERERVVQERVPALDIGLNISMERLKEIAQDLHKKLLEVYAARFDMEQRKKRQDYDLHEMSERIKDLTKPSSNKTQLTSVVIDSGIVSKIKEQGFLTESKPKKKSFYQERNESIANSGGVAGRLSLFQSKINNGDKPEIRKSGSPRSWKNPEVDKCCMCNKNVYSMEKLEVNKKVYHQHCFKCAFCNKILSLSHYSLYAGNVYCKPHQRKVEWEDLQAGVKTPVKKGVNNNVVQSEEAVEA; encoded by the exons ATGGAGGCTGAGGAGAATAGAGAAATAATGGAAag GTCAAAGGACTCTGCGAATGGCTCCTTGAATGGCAATGGCTCCTACAAGCAAGATGAAGAAGTGGAAGAAATCCTGTCTCCTCGATTCTCGCGTCCTAAAGTACCTGAAGTCACTCTG GATAATGGCATCACAAATGGGACAAGTGAGACCAATGGTCATCATAATGAGCTTCACAAATCACCAACTCTGAAAACCACTAGTGGACAGAAGGAAGCAGTCACACTT CGAAAAACGCCAAG AGCTAACTCAGTTAACCAACAAGAAGAAGTTGACAAGGAGGTCTATGAAGCAGAGCTCAAAGCTGCA gAGCTGAGAGAGAAGCGTGCACGTGAAGAAGAGGAGCGTTGGCGTGAGGAAGAAGAACACCGCAAGGCAGAGCGTGATCAGTATGAACGTGACTTGGTTGCGCTACAGGAGAAAGCA GAACGGCGAAAACGTCAGAAGGAAGAAGAGGAACAAAAACGCCAACAGGAAGAGGAAGAGAGAAAGGCTCGTGAAGCT GAAGAAGCTCAGAAACGCAAGGAAGAGATAGAACGCCGTCGTCAAGAGGCTGGTGAACGCCTGCGCAGCATGATGAATGGAAACTCCAAAAATCCAATGCATCCTAAGTACAACATAACT GCTGCCATTGCTAAGGCCCGAGAAGACCGTAAGAAGagtgatgatgaaatgaaaaacGAACGTGAACGTGTGGTCCAAGAACGTGTTCCTGCATTGGACATTGGTCTTAACATCAGCATGGAACGTCTGAAAGAAATTGCTCAAGATCTGCATAAGAAACTACTTGAAGTGTATGCTGCTAGGTTTGATATGGAGCAGCGCAAAAAGCGACAGGATTATGAT TTGCACGAAATGAGTGAGCGTATCAAAGACCTCACAAAACCATC TTCCAACAAGACACAATTGACATCAGTCGTCATTGATTCTGG GATTGTGAGCAAGATCAAGGAGCAAGGATTTCTTACAGAGAGCAAG cCAAAGAAGAAGAGTTTCTACCAGGAGCGCAATGAGAGTATTGCAAATAGTGGTGGGGTAGCTGGTCGACTCAGTCTCTTTCAGAGCAAGATTAATAATGGGGACAAACCAGAAATTCGAAAG AGTGGTTCTCCTCGCTCCTGGAAGAATCCAGAAGTTGACAAGTGCTGCATGTGTAACAAGAATGTGTACAGCATGGAAAAGTTGGAAGTGAATAAAAAGGTCTACCATCAGCACTGCTTCAAGTGTGCATTCTGCAACAAGATTCTCAG TTTGTCTCACTACTCCCTGTATGCTGGGAATGTGTATTGCAAGCCTCACCAGCGTAAAGTGGAATGGGAGGATCTCCAGGCTGGAGTCAAAACTCCTGTCAAGAAAG GAGTGAATAATAATGTAGTGCAGTCAGAGGAGGCAGTGGAAGCCTAA
- the LOC140155984 gene encoding uncharacterized protein isoform X4 has translation MEAEENREIMERSKDSANGSLNGNGSYKQDEEVEEILSPRFSRPKVPEVTLRKTPRANSVNQQEEVDKEVYEAELKAAELREKRAREEEERWREEEEHRKAERDQYERDLVALQEKAERRKRQKEEEEQKRQQEEEERKAREAEEAQKRKEEIERRRQEAGERLRSMMNGNSKNPMHPKYNITAAIAKAREDRKKSDDEMKNERERVVQERVPALDIGLNISMERLKEIAQDLHKKLLEVYAARFDMEQRKKRQDYDLHEMSERIKDLTKPSSNKTQLTSVVIDSGIVSKIKEQGFLTESKPKKKSFYQERNESIANSGGVAGRLSLFQSKINNGDKPEIRKSGSPRSWKNPEVDKCCMCNKNVYSMEKLEVNKKVYHQHCFKCAFCNKILSLSHYSLYAGNVYCKPHQRKVEWEDLQAGVKTPVKKGVNNNVVQSEEAVEA, from the exons ATGGAGGCTGAGGAGAATAGAGAAATAATGGAAag GTCAAAGGACTCTGCGAATGGCTCCTTGAATGGCAATGGCTCCTACAAGCAAGATGAAGAAGTGGAAGAAATCCTGTCTCCTCGATTCTCGCGTCCTAAAGTACCTGAAGTCACTCTG CGAAAAACGCCAAG AGCTAACTCAGTTAACCAACAAGAAGAAGTTGACAAGGAGGTCTATGAAGCAGAGCTCAAAGCTGCA gAGCTGAGAGAGAAGCGTGCACGTGAAGAAGAGGAGCGTTGGCGTGAGGAAGAAGAACACCGCAAGGCAGAGCGTGATCAGTATGAACGTGACTTGGTTGCGCTACAGGAGAAAGCA GAACGGCGAAAACGTCAGAAGGAAGAAGAGGAACAAAAACGCCAACAGGAAGAGGAAGAGAGAAAGGCTCGTGAAGCT GAAGAAGCTCAGAAACGCAAGGAAGAGATAGAACGCCGTCGTCAAGAGGCTGGTGAACGCCTGCGCAGCATGATGAATGGAAACTCCAAAAATCCAATGCATCCTAAGTACAACATAACT GCTGCCATTGCTAAGGCCCGAGAAGACCGTAAGAAGagtgatgatgaaatgaaaaacGAACGTGAACGTGTGGTCCAAGAACGTGTTCCTGCATTGGACATTGGTCTTAACATCAGCATGGAACGTCTGAAAGAAATTGCTCAAGATCTGCATAAGAAACTACTTGAAGTGTATGCTGCTAGGTTTGATATGGAGCAGCGCAAAAAGCGACAGGATTATGAT TTGCACGAAATGAGTGAGCGTATCAAAGACCTCACAAAACCATC TTCCAACAAGACACAATTGACATCAGTCGTCATTGATTCTGG GATTGTGAGCAAGATCAAGGAGCAAGGATTTCTTACAGAGAGCAAG cCAAAGAAGAAGAGTTTCTACCAGGAGCGCAATGAGAGTATTGCAAATAGTGGTGGGGTAGCTGGTCGACTCAGTCTCTTTCAGAGCAAGATTAATAATGGGGACAAACCAGAAATTCGAAAG AGTGGTTCTCCTCGCTCCTGGAAGAATCCAGAAGTTGACAAGTGCTGCATGTGTAACAAGAATGTGTACAGCATGGAAAAGTTGGAAGTGAATAAAAAGGTCTACCATCAGCACTGCTTCAAGTGTGCATTCTGCAACAAGATTCTCAG TTTGTCTCACTACTCCCTGTATGCTGGGAATGTGTATTGCAAGCCTCACCAGCGTAAAGTGGAATGGGAGGATCTCCAGGCTGGAGTCAAAACTCCTGTCAAGAAAG GAGTGAATAATAATGTAGTGCAGTCAGAGGAGGCAGTGGAAGCCTAA